The following nucleotide sequence is from Candidatus Binatia bacterium.
CCACCCTTGGCCGTCCCGTCCAACTTGGTGAGGCAAACACCGGTCACTGGTACCGCCTCCGACAACACGCGTGCTTGCACCAACGCATTCTGACCGTTGGTAGCGTCGATTACAAGGAAAACCTCGACGCTCTCTTCCCCCAACTCCCGCTGAGTGAGCCGCACAATTTTCTTAAGCTCCTCTACCAGTGGTTGCCTTGAGTGTAACCGCCCCGCCGTGTCGACGATCACAAAATCCACATCTCGGGACTTGGCTGCTTGCAGCCCGTCAAACACGACCGCCGCCGGGTCTGACCCGGCTTGGTGGCGAACACAGCCAACGCCTAACCGCTGAGACCATTGCGCAAGCTGCTCGGCCGCAGCTGCACGAAAAGTATCGGCCGCCACCAACAGCACTTTGAACCCCTTCGCCCGCAACCAGTAAGCCAGCTTTGCAACGGATGTCGTTTTGCCGACTCCGTTGACCCCAACTATTACAATCGCTCTGGGCTTTTGCCTCGGTTGATCCCAACGACGACCAGCACCTTGTACTTGTTCCAAAATGCGCTCGAGCTCTCCCGCGAGCAACTTTCGGAACGCTTTTGCATCGGTGGTTCGACCGCCAACAGCGCGAAGACGTTTCACGACCTCTCTCGCTAACTCCGCTCCAACGTCCGCGGCTATCAAGGCTTCCTCGATCACCTCGAGGCTCCCTCGCTCTCCTGCCCCCTCCCAAATGGCACGCAACCGTTCCCGCGTGCGCGCCAACCCAGCGAATAAGTCCGACCCCTCCGTGTGGTCGGCGGCGCTACCGTCCGCATCCGGTCCGCCTCCTCCCACGCCCCCTCGAAGCTGCTTATGGCGCAGGCGCCGCCAGGTTGCAGCCCCTCCGAGCCCCAGGGCCGCAAGAATCAGGAGGGATGTGATAATCCAGTCCCCTTCCATAAACTGGCAGGTTAGAGGAAAGCGTCGAATCCTGCTAGCAAAGAAGGCAACCGCTCACCCAAGTGCTATTAGTGCAGCTCCACGGCTAGCAGCGTAGAGACACCGGGCTGCTGCATCGTCACCCCATACAGGCGGTCTGCCACCTGCATTGTACGCTTGTTGTGGGTAATCACAATAAATTGCGAGCTGCTCGTCATTGCCCGCACGAGTTCCATGAACCTCACGACATTTGCATCATCCAGCGCAGCGTCCACCTCGTCGAGGATGCAAAATGGACTGGGGCGCCACGCAAATAAAGAGAAAATCAAGGCAACTGCCGCCAAAGCTTTCTCTCCCCCTGAGAGCAGCGCAACGGTTTCCAACCTCTTCCCTGGTGGTCGGACAATAATGTCCACACCAGAGGTTGAGAGATTCGCCGGCTCCGCCAAAACCAGCCGCCCCTCCCCACCTCCAAACAGACGAGGCATGACCGCGGCAAACTGACTTTGGATCGCTTCGAAGGCCTCGAGGAATTTCCCCCGCGAAACACCGTCCAACCGCTCAATTGTGTTCTCTACATCTTTCAGCGCGCGTTCCAGGTCCGCTTTTTGCGTTCGCAGGAATTGAGCTCGCTCTTCTGTTTCCCGCAGTTCTTCAACAACACTCGACCCTACTCCGCCAACTCTCTCCAAAGTCGACCTCAAAGCTTCCAATCGTCGTCGCAAGTCCTCCTCGGTCTCCGGGCAATCCTCAACCACCACATCCTCGAGTTTACAGCGATAGCGTTCTAGCACCGTTTGACGCAGGTGCTCTAGCTGAGACCGAGTCTCGACCAACTCCACCTCAGCTCTCGCCCGACCCTCTCTGCAGGAGTCAAGTTCCATGGACATTTCGTGGACAGTACGCTCCGCCAACTCCCTGCGAGCAGCTGCCTGCGCGATGTTGTCATCCCTCGCGCGCTCTTCCTGAGCCAACGATTCAACTTGCCGCTGAAGACGCGCCTGCCTGAATTCCAACTCCGCAATCGCGCTTGCTGTTTTATCGTGCTCCACAGACGACGCCGCCAAGGCTTCGATCAAGCTCTTCATTCGCTGTCGCAGAGCAACCTCCTGCTGTTCCAGCCGCACTAAAGTCTGCACGAGGGCTTCATGCCGCTCCCGCGCCCGAGCAAGATCGAGTTCCCAACCCCGAATCTGCCTGTCCAATTGGACGCACCGTTGCTCCGCCTGGACGGACTGCCCCTCAAGCAACTCCGCTAGAGGCTGCGCCTCGGAGCCAATGGTCGCCAATACTTTCAACCGCTCACTGACAGCCGCAATCCGAGCTCCGACTTCTAAAGACCGGGCAACTAAGCGGACCCGCTCCAAAGAACCATGCTCTACTTGATCCACCAATCGCCGTCTTTCTTCTTTCCACCGATCAATATCTTTCTGCCATCCCACAATTTGCACGGAAAGCCGCTGCAGCGCCGCCTCCACCCCCAACAACTCCTGCCGCTCCGCCTCCAAACCCCGCGCCAACTGCTCGTAGGCCTCCCGCTTCTCTCTCAATTCCGCGTTTTTCAGCCGAAGTGATTGCGCGAGTTCCTGAACGAGCCTTCGGCGCGCTAAAAGTTCCTCCCCTGGGTTGGCGCCCCCTGCTCCACCGCTGACGACTCCATGCCGGTCGACGCTTTCCCCAGCTGGCGTCACCAGCAAGCACTCACTCTGCAGTCTCCGGTGGTACGCGAGTGCGTCCTCTAAACGGGGGACCAACGCTACGTCAGCTAAGAGCCTTCCGACCACCTCTCGATATGGCTGCTCGGAACCCACAAGGTCGGCAAGCGGTTGGATGTTTCCTTCAATGCCGCACAATTTTTTGCCGTTGCGCGAGGTCCCCGTCAGCGCGACGAACCATCCACGTCCGAGACCCGCCTCACGCAAACGGCTCACGGCGGCAAGAGACTCTTCTTCCTGGTTCACAATCACGCATTGCAAAAGGTCGCCCAAGGCAGCCGCTACTGCACGCTCCAGCGCTGCAGGCACGTCCAAAATCTCGGCGACCACCGCGCGCGCCCAGCGCGATCCGTTCTCGCCGAGGAGAAGCTTCTGCACGCTCGGATTAAAGCCCGCATAGCGGCGGCGGAGCTCTTCGAGGGTGTCCAACCGCGACTGCAACCGCAGGCACTCGTCCGCCAACTCTTCGTTCTCTTGTTGCCGATCCCGGAGTTCCCTCGCCAAGGCCTCAGCACGCTGTCGCTTTTCCTCTTGCCGCTGCAAGAGGCGGCACCGCTGGTCTTGAGCAACCTGCCACTGGCGCTTGCAACGCAGGAGCTCCTGTTCCACTTCTCTAAGCCTCGCCGAAGCAGCCTGCAGCTCTTTGTCGTAAAAGTCTTTCCGAGTTGCCAGCTCGGCACTTTCCTTTCGCAGGCGCCGGTCTTCATTCTCTAACTCCGACCGTTCTTGCCGGAGCTCCAGATCCTGAGTTCGGATCCGCTCAAGTT
It contains:
- the ftsY gene encoding signal recognition particle-docking protein FtsY codes for the protein MEGDWIITSLLILAALGLGGAATWRRLRHKQLRGGVGGGGPDADGSAADHTEGSDLFAGLARTRERLRAIWEGAGERGSLEVIEEALIAADVGAELAREVVKRLRAVGGRTTDAKAFRKLLAGELERILEQVQGAGRRWDQPRQKPRAIVIVGVNGVGKTTSVAKLAYWLRAKGFKVLLVAADTFRAAAAEQLAQWSQRLGVGCVRHQAGSDPAAVVFDGLQAAKSRDVDFVIVDTAGRLHSRQPLVEELKKIVRLTQRELGEESVEVFLVIDATNGQNALVQARVLSEAVPVTGVCLTKLDGTAKGGVAISIAAKLALPVLFVGVGERLEDWEEFNTKRFVAALIGDSSSSPVRDPTGEEGRQLQQVLSSSA
- the smc gene encoding chromosome segregation protein SMC; translation: MRLKQLEIEGFKSFPHRTVIEFARGLTAIVGPNGCGKSNVVDAIRWVLGEQSARLLRGAQMEDVLFKGSDQLPPSNMAEVSLTLELGGPSERLEALDENSIAAQILRECGEAKVTRRLYRSGESEYLLNGRACRLRDVTDMFLGSGVGARSYAVIEQGKVDQLIVAKPEDRRSWIEEAAGTTLFRVRKIAAERKMERTKENLQRLNDILRELERQLNYMRRLAKRAEQARAAEDEIRRIELILAVRERARLEEWIAEKESAVRAIVVAAEGIRERLDRAELELEVSRSHERDALVQLSSLRERRVQLEAELEGLRGQIALARRQQEERSNRKRAIESELSSIRAQVRESAEIRTREAEKRSQIAREIFVLEHKRGVAARTRELLGARLTAYKMELERIRTQDLELRQERSELENEDRRLRKESAELATRKDFYDKELQAASARLREVEQELLRCKRQWQVAQDQRCRLLQRQEEKRQRAEALARELRDRQQENEELADECLRLQSRLDTLEELRRRYAGFNPSVQKLLLGENGSRWARAVVAEILDVPAALERAVAAALGDLLQCVIVNQEEESLAAVSRLREAGLGRGWFVALTGTSRNGKKLCGIEGNIQPLADLVGSEQPYREVVGRLLADVALVPRLEDALAYHRRLQSECLLVTPAGESVDRHGVVSGGAGGANPGEELLARRRLVQELAQSLRLKNAELREKREAYEQLARGLEAERQELLGVEAALQRLSVQIVGWQKDIDRWKEERRRLVDQVEHGSLERVRLVARSLEVGARIAAVSERLKVLATIGSEAQPLAELLEGQSVQAEQRCVQLDRQIRGWELDLARARERHEALVQTLVRLEQQEVALRQRMKSLIEALAASSVEHDKTASAIAELEFRQARLQRQVESLAQEERARDDNIAQAAARRELAERTVHEMSMELDSCREGRARAEVELVETRSQLEHLRQTVLERYRCKLEDVVVEDCPETEEDLRRRLEALRSTLERVGGVGSSVVEELRETEERAQFLRTQKADLERALKDVENTIERLDGVSRGKFLEAFEAIQSQFAAVMPRLFGGGEGRLVLAEPANLSTSGVDIIVRPPGKRLETVALLSGGEKALAAVALIFSLFAWRPSPFCILDEVDAALDDANVVRFMELVRAMTSSSQFIVITHNKRTMQVADRLYGVTMQQPGVSTLLAVELH